One window of Pseudomonas sp. ML2-2023-3 genomic DNA carries:
- the zapE gene encoding cell division protein ZapE, which yields MNIESPLSAYQQAIERQGFVHDPAQWVAVQALQRCHETLHSGAQPVNGVYLWGPVGRGKTWLMDRFYQSLQVPARRQHFHHFMQWVHQRLFQLTGTADPLKALAKGLGAEVKVLCFDELFVNDIADAIILGRLFQVMFDEGVVLVCTSNQPPEDLYGHGFNRDRFAPGITAILKHMDVVSVNGIEDHRLHPGIAHQRYWVTDTGQPSAIEPVFKELTQGQAVSDQPIAVGHRSLNVVQASDAVLWCNFHELCEQPLAATEFMEICDRYKMMLLSGVPCLSAEQREGKIARGTEDGAVKVEAGDRELPQLSKYDDSVRRFIALIDECYDRKVPVCIEAQVPMDQLYTQGYLEFAFRRTLSRLQEMQLQRFGL from the coding sequence ATGAATATCGAGTCGCCCCTCAGTGCATATCAACAGGCCATCGAGCGGCAGGGGTTTGTCCATGACCCTGCCCAGTGGGTTGCAGTCCAAGCGCTGCAACGCTGCCATGAGACCCTGCACTCAGGGGCGCAGCCGGTTAATGGCGTGTATCTGTGGGGGCCGGTGGGGCGGGGTAAAACCTGGTTGATGGATCGCTTCTACCAAAGCCTGCAGGTGCCGGCCCGGCGCCAGCATTTCCATCATTTCATGCAATGGGTGCATCAGCGGCTGTTCCAGCTGACCGGGACCGCAGACCCGCTCAAAGCCTTGGCCAAAGGCCTGGGTGCGGAAGTGAAAGTGCTGTGTTTTGACGAACTGTTCGTCAATGACATTGCCGATGCGATCATCCTTGGGCGCTTGTTTCAGGTCATGTTCGACGAAGGCGTGGTGCTGGTCTGCACCTCTAACCAGCCACCTGAAGACCTCTACGGTCATGGTTTCAACCGGGATCGCTTTGCACCCGGGATCACTGCCATTCTCAAGCATATGGACGTCGTTTCGGTGAACGGGATTGAGGACCATCGCCTGCACCCCGGCATTGCTCATCAACGTTATTGGGTGACTGATACGGGGCAGCCGAGTGCGATTGAACCGGTGTTCAAGGAGTTGACCCAAGGGCAGGCGGTGTCAGACCAGCCCATTGCCGTGGGCCATCGTTCGTTGAATGTGGTGCAGGCCAGCGATGCAGTGTTGTGGTGCAACTTTCACGAACTGTGCGAACAGCCGCTGGCCGCTACGGAGTTCATGGAAATCTGTGACCGTTACAAGATGATGTTGCTCAGCGGCGTGCCCTGCCTGAGTGCCGAACAGCGCGAGGGCAAAATTGCCCGAGGTACGGAAGACGGCGCGGTGAAAGTCGAGGCCGGTGATCGTGAACTGCCGCAGTTGTCCAAATACGATGACAGCGTGCGACGTTTCATTGCGCTGATCGACGAGTGCTACGACCGAAAAGTACCTGTGTGCATCGAAGCTCAAGTGCCGATGGATCAGCTCTACACCCAGGGTTATCTGGAGTTCGCCTTTCGCCGGACCTTGAGCCGGCTGCAGGAAATGCAATTGCAGCGGTTTGGTCTCTAA
- a CDS encoding efflux transporter outer membrane subunit, whose translation MKPSLSLLTLCLLLSACSHSTPDDHNDIIAPATWQSAQVQTRHQVNQQWWQQFGSSDLDHLINQARLASYDLAAAMARVQQARASAVIAGAPLLPEVKVGSTANREKLLRGSGYSQLDTGDDNKAVDYFDARLSASYEVDFWGGKAAAHDSALQALKASEFDRDTVELTLLSGVANSYVQTLALDEQLRIARLNLANAQSVLQVVQTRHDAGSATALELAQQQSLVASQQRQVPRVEQQAREARITLAVLLGQPVQNLRVGDTPFASLHWPAIGAGLPSELLNRRPDIASAEARLVAARADITVARAAMLPSLTLSASLGSGADRFSDILRSPFYTLTAGLAAPIFNNGRLGAERDKATARQQELLQTYRASIISAFADVEKALNSASGLDQQRQWQDEELKQAQLAFDIAQNRYRAGAEMLLTVLETQRTLYQAQDQHVQLRLARLQASIALYKAMGGGWGATALDHGHP comes from the coding sequence ATGAAGCCGTCCTTGAGCCTGTTGACCCTGTGCCTGCTACTGAGCGCATGCAGCCATTCCACGCCTGACGACCACAACGACATCATTGCGCCAGCAACCTGGCAATCGGCACAGGTCCAGACTCGCCATCAGGTCAATCAGCAATGGTGGCAACAGTTTGGCAGCTCCGACCTGGATCATCTGATCAACCAGGCGCGGCTTGCCAGCTACGACTTGGCCGCGGCAATGGCGCGGGTACAGCAAGCCCGGGCCTCTGCCGTGATTGCCGGTGCACCGTTGCTGCCCGAGGTAAAAGTGGGCAGCACCGCCAATCGTGAAAAACTACTGCGCGGCAGCGGCTACAGCCAGCTGGATACCGGTGACGACAACAAGGCGGTGGACTATTTCGATGCCCGCCTGAGCGCCAGTTACGAGGTCGATTTCTGGGGTGGCAAGGCAGCGGCCCACGACAGCGCGCTGCAGGCACTCAAGGCCAGTGAATTTGATCGGGACACCGTTGAGCTGACGCTGCTCAGCGGCGTCGCCAACAGTTACGTCCAGACCCTGGCACTTGATGAACAACTGCGCATTGCCCGACTCAATCTGGCCAATGCGCAAAGCGTGCTGCAGGTCGTACAGACCCGTCATGACGCAGGTTCAGCAACAGCCCTGGAACTGGCCCAGCAACAAAGCCTGGTTGCCAGTCAGCAACGCCAGGTCCCGCGGGTGGAGCAACAGGCCCGAGAGGCCCGGATCACCCTTGCCGTCCTGCTCGGCCAGCCCGTTCAGAACCTGAGAGTGGGCGATACGCCTTTCGCAAGTCTGCATTGGCCTGCCATTGGCGCCGGGCTGCCCAGTGAGTTACTGAATCGACGCCCTGATATCGCAAGCGCCGAAGCCAGGCTTGTCGCCGCCCGGGCCGATATCACTGTCGCCCGCGCCGCCATGTTGCCCAGTCTGACCCTGAGCGCCAGCCTGGGCTCGGGGGCAGATCGATTCAGCGATATCCTGCGCAGCCCGTTCTACACCCTCACCGCCGGGCTGGCGGCGCCGATTTTCAACAATGGCCGTCTCGGCGCCGAACGCGACAAAGCCACCGCCCGCCAGCAAGAACTGCTGCAAACCTATCGGGCAAGCATCATCAGCGCTTTTGCCGACGTCGAAAAAGCCCTCAACAGCGCCAGCGGCCTGGACCAGCAACGTCAATGGCAGGATGAAGAGCTCAAGCAGGCGCAACTGGCCTTCGATATCGCGCAAAACCGCTACAGGGCCGGTGCCGAGATGCTGCTGACGGTGCTGGAAACCCAGCGCACGCTTTATCAGGCCCAGGACCAGCACGTACAGCTGCGCCTGGCGAGGCTGCAAGCCAGTATTGCGTTGTACAAGGCAATGGGGGGCGGCTGGGGCGCTACTGCACTGGACCACGGGCACCCATAA
- a CDS encoding DUF2790 domain-containing protein, with product MKTLIALFLAGFATLAVAGETSAVQPSTVESYSYGTKLDIARVISLSTIPDVCEVVPATMIYEDSQGQRHTLEYKAMGDGCSSH from the coding sequence ATGAAAACTTTAATTGCACTTTTTCTTGCTGGCTTTGCAACGCTGGCCGTTGCAGGTGAAACTTCCGCCGTCCAGCCTTCAACTGTCGAATCGTACAGCTACGGCACAAAACTGGATATTGCACGGGTCATCAGCCTGTCGACCATTCCCGATGTGTGTGAAGTCGTACCGGCAACCATGATCTATGAAGACTCCCAGGGCCAGCGTCACACCCTTGAATACAAGGCTATGGGCGACGGTTGCAGTTCGCACTGA
- a CDS encoding MacB family efflux pump subunit: MPTPLIDLQAIRKVYGGIDTPEVHVLKGISLSIHAGEFVAIVGASGSGKSTLMNILGCLDRPTSGRYLFAGEDVAHLDSDELAWLRREAFGFVFQGYHLIPSASAQENVEMPAIYAGTPAAERHARAAALLNRLGLAERTANRPHQLSGGQQQRVSIARALMNGGHIILADEPTGALDSHSGAEVMTLLDELASQGHVVILITHDREVAARANRIIEVRDGEVISDSANGKQPPTTDNPDALQAIDLRKRLSEGSEARGAWKGELVDAVHAAWRVMWINRFRTALTLLGIVIGVASVVVMLAVGEGSKRQVMAEMGAFGSNIIYLSGMPPRPRAPLGIITLNDVAALSTLPQVKMIMPVNGAEIGVRFGNVDHTMYTGGNGIDFSAIFNWPVVQGSFFTQADENAAAAVAVIGKKVRDKVLKDVPNPIGQYILLENVPFRVVGVLAEKGASSGDSDSDTRIVVPYSAASVRLFGSHNPEYVVIAAADASRVQQTEKAIEQLMLKLHHGTRDFEITNNAAMIQAEAKTRNTLSLMLGSIAAISLLVGGIGVMNIMLMTVRERTREIGIRMATGARQRDILRQFLTEALMLSVVGGVAGITLAFMVGGVLLLCDVAVAFSLAAVLGAFGCALVTGVIFGFMPARKAARLDPVTALTSE, from the coding sequence ATGCCCACTCCCTTGATCGACCTGCAGGCTATTCGCAAGGTCTACGGCGGCATCGATACTCCAGAAGTTCACGTGCTCAAGGGCATCAGCCTGTCGATTCATGCCGGGGAATTTGTCGCCATCGTCGGCGCTTCGGGCTCGGGCAAGTCAACCCTGATGAACATCCTTGGCTGCCTCGACCGCCCAACGTCAGGCCGCTATCTGTTTGCTGGCGAAGACGTCGCCCACCTCGACAGTGACGAACTGGCCTGGCTGCGCCGCGAAGCCTTTGGTTTCGTGTTCCAGGGCTACCACTTGATTCCCTCGGCCTCGGCCCAGGAGAACGTCGAAATGCCGGCCATCTATGCTGGCACCCCGGCCGCTGAACGCCATGCACGCGCCGCCGCCCTGCTCAATCGCCTGGGGCTGGCCGAGCGCACTGCCAATCGCCCGCACCAATTGTCCGGAGGCCAGCAACAGCGGGTGTCCATCGCGCGTGCCTTGATGAACGGCGGGCATATCATTCTCGCCGACGAACCCACCGGCGCCCTCGACAGCCACAGCGGTGCCGAGGTCATGACCTTGCTCGACGAACTGGCGAGCCAGGGGCACGTCGTCATCCTGATCACCCATGATCGTGAAGTGGCAGCACGGGCCAACCGGATCATCGAGGTGCGCGATGGTGAAGTGATCAGCGACAGTGCCAACGGCAAGCAACCCCCCACGACCGACAACCCCGACGCCTTGCAGGCCATCGACCTGCGCAAGCGCCTGAGCGAAGGCAGCGAAGCGCGGGGCGCCTGGAAAGGCGAGCTGGTCGATGCGGTTCATGCCGCCTGGCGGGTGATGTGGATCAACCGTTTCCGCACCGCACTGACGCTGCTCGGCATCGTCATCGGGGTGGCTTCTGTCGTGGTCATGCTGGCGGTGGGTGAAGGCAGCAAGCGCCAGGTGATGGCCGAAATGGGCGCCTTTGGCTCAAACATTATTTACCTCAGCGGCATGCCACCCAGACCAAGGGCACCGCTGGGCATCATCACCCTCAATGACGTGGCGGCCCTGTCGACCTTGCCCCAGGTCAAGATGATCATGCCGGTCAATGGCGCCGAAATCGGCGTGCGTTTCGGCAATGTCGACCACACGATGTACACCGGCGGCAACGGCATCGACTTCTCGGCCATCTTCAATTGGCCGGTGGTGCAAGGCAGCTTCTTCACCCAGGCCGACGAAAACGCCGCGGCCGCCGTGGCGGTGATTGGCAAGAAGGTGCGCGATAAAGTCCTCAAGGATGTGCCCAACCCGATCGGCCAGTACATCCTGCTGGAAAACGTGCCGTTTCGCGTGGTCGGCGTCCTGGCCGAAAAAGGCGCCAGCTCCGGTGACTCGGACAGCGACACGCGCATCGTGGTGCCCTACTCCGCTGCCAGCGTGCGCCTGTTCGGCAGCCACAATCCGGAATACGTGGTCATCGCGGCTGCGGATGCCAGCAGGGTCCAGCAAACCGAAAAGGCCATTGAGCAACTGATGCTCAAGCTGCACCACGGTACACGCGACTTCGAAATCACCAACAACGCGGCGATGATCCAGGCCGAAGCCAAAACCCGTAACACCCTGTCGCTGATGCTCGGTTCGATTGCCGCCATCTCGCTGCTGGTAGGTGGCATCGGGGTGATGAACATCATGCTGATGACCGTGCGCGAGCGCACCCGCGAAATCGGCATCCGCATGGCCACCGGCGCCCGTCAGCGGGACATTCTGCGCCAGTTTTTGACCGAGGCCCTGATGCTGTCGGTGGTTGGCGGCGTCGCCGGCATCACCCTGGCCTTTATGGTCGGCGGGGTGCTGTTGCTGTGCGATGTTGCCGTTGCGTTCTCCCTGGCCGCAGTCCTCGGCGCCTTTGGTTGCGCGCTGGTAACCGGCGTCATTTTCGGCTTTATGCCGGCCCGCAAAGCTGCCCGGCTCGACCCGGTCACGGCCCTAACCAGTGAATGA